The genomic window GCGCAGGTACTGCAGCAGCTGCCCGAACCGGGCGGCCGACACCGTGCGCACCGTGGGGTACGGGAAGGCCCACGGCGAGTAGATGCCGATCGGCACTCCTGCCGAGTGCGGTACTTCCAGAACCGTCATTGTTCTTCCGATCCAACCTGAGCCTTCGGTAGGGACAACCGCGGCGGGTGCCGCTTCCTTCCGTTGGCCTCCTGTGCTCCCACAGTCCGGCTTCGAGCCTGCGGTCTGCTTAAGAAGATCTTGTTGGGATCCTCTCGTGAAAAATGTAGCACGAAGTGGAGGGTCTTCCTCCACTTGATTTTGTGGTGTGCGAGACACTGCGACGACACACCGGAAGAGGACTCGGCATCCGCCGTGATGAGAGGCACACTGGGCGTCGGCGGAGAGTTTCGCCGGAGTCAGCAGGAGAGCGGGGTAGTGAGCATGTATCGCGTATTCGAGGCACTCGACGAGCTGGTGGCCATCGTCGAAGAGGCGCGCGGTATCCCGCCGACCCGCAGCTGCATCGTGCCGCGCGGTGACGTGCTCGAACTGCTCGACGACGTGCGCGACGCGCTGCCCGGCGAACTCGACGACGCCCAGGACGTGCTCGACCACCGCGACAAGATCGTCTCGGACGCCCGCTCGGCCGCCGAGTTCACCGTGACCACCGCCAACGAACAGGCCGAGCAGACCATCGGGTCGGCCCGCGAGGAAGCCGATCGCATCCTCGCCGACGCCAAAGCGCACGCCGACCGCATGGTCGCCGAGGCGAGCGCGCACGCCGATCACCTGGTCACCACCGCGCAGGCCGAGGCCGATCGCATCGTGGCCGACGGCAATGCCGAGTACGAGGCGGTGACCGGCCGGGCCCGCACCGAGTCGGAGCGCATGATCGAGGCGGGCAAGGCGTCCTACGAGCGCTCGGTGGCCGAGGGCCTCGCCGAGCAGGAGCGCCTGGTGACCCAGACCGAGGTGGTGCGGGCCGCGCACGCCGAATCCGCGCGACTCATCGACAGCGCGCACGAGGAGGTCGACCGGATGCGCGACGAGTGCGACCACTACGTGGACTCCACGCTCGCGCAGTTCGAGGAGACGCTCAACAGCACCTTGCGCGTCGTCGGCCGCGGACGGCACCAGCTGCGCAGCGGCGCCGGCGCGCCCGACTACGCGGGGGAATTCCGCCGCTGACCCCTGCCGCGGCCCGTCGCCGCGCCGAAGCCGCTGCGGACGACCCGCGCGGAACCTACTGCCCAGCGCTGTCGGCGTTTTGAGGTTCGAGGGACACCTCGCGTATTGTTGAGTGGTTGCCCATTTCCCTTCGATCGTGAGTGAGTTCGTGATGCCCGCCGGTTCCGGTTCCGCGTCGCGTCACCGTGCGGCTTCGCACCGCAAGGTGGACGCGGGTTTCGTGCTGGACACCCGCAGTCTGGGGCGCCGCCCCGGCACCATGCGGGAGCAGCAGCGCACGGTCACCACCGCCGAGCGGATCGGGTTGGACCTGATCTACATCCCGGAGGGGGCGGAGGTCGAGCTCGACCTGCAACTGCAGGCGGTGTCCGAGGGTGTGCTGGTCACCGGAATGGTGACCGCGCCGACGGCGGGGGAGTGCTCGCGCTGCCTCGAACCGTTCACCGGCGAGGTCCGGCTTCATCTCACGGAGCTGTTCGCCTATCCCGACAGCACCACCGAGCAGACCACCGAGGACGACGAGGTCTACCGGATGGACGACGACCTCATCGACCTGGAACCGGTGATCGTCGACGCCATCGGCCTCGAGCTGCCGCTGCAGCCGCTGTGCACGCCGGACTGCGCCGGGCTGTGCCCGGAATGCGGCGTGCGGATGGCGATTGCGGGTTCCGATCATGGGCATGAGATACTTGACCCTCGCTGGGCCGGGCTGGCGAAGTTCGCCACCGAATCGCCCGGCGACGGCAGTCCCGACGCGGACGCCGACCCAGACCGATAAACGCAAGACCGTCAGCCGAACCGGCAGAGCAATTAGGACAGAGGAGAGTTAGTCGTGGCCGTTCCCAAGCGCCGGATGT from Nocardia bhagyanarayanae includes these protein-coding regions:
- a CDS encoding DivIVA domain-containing protein, yielding MYRVFEALDELVAIVEEARGIPPTRSCIVPRGDVLELLDDVRDALPGELDDAQDVLDHRDKIVSDARSAAEFTVTTANEQAEQTIGSAREEADRILADAKAHADRMVAEASAHADHLVTTAQAEADRIVADGNAEYEAVTGRARTESERMIEAGKASYERSVAEGLAEQERLVTQTEVVRAAHAESARLIDSAHEEVDRMRDECDHYVDSTLAQFEETLNSTLRVVGRGRHQLRSGAGAPDYAGEFRR
- a CDS encoding YceD family protein, translating into MPAGSGSASRHRAASHRKVDAGFVLDTRSLGRRPGTMREQQRTVTTAERIGLDLIYIPEGAEVELDLQLQAVSEGVLVTGMVTAPTAGECSRCLEPFTGEVRLHLTELFAYPDSTTEQTTEDDEVYRMDDDLIDLEPVIVDAIGLELPLQPLCTPDCAGLCPECGVRMAIAGSDHGHEILDPRWAGLAKFATESPGDGSPDADADPDR